The following proteins are encoded in a genomic region of Micrococcaceae bacterium Sec5.8:
- a CDS encoding FtsK/SpoIIIE domain-containing protein, giving the protein MRVLIDLDERRFECEVAHAAPSTTLSDLVEAAGGPRLAPDEAVFLNEAEVRGSTPVSELIVLEGSRISRTPWPIPERVRDWSVTLAGGQRTGGVIAVPPGRDMLIGRSPHADLSLPTESASWDHCRLRREEDGLRVLDGGSTNGTLVNGEPVNEDGTLVTETATITAGGTVLLLRRALDETSAPTPGSLHNLTPAATAPFNRPPRPGQAPLGDPLLPPSRSEVPPAGKFNVITVLAPLVMAAAMVVILRDLRFAMFAMLSPVMAVGMWFEQKRRYARGLKEEEERFTRALEEFEQQVRTAAAAETGRRHRLIPDPATVVRRASLPTTSLWQRRADSEDFLALHAGTGDVPWHPEMDRNAGTRLDEKVKDSLAAARLQSAPVLVDLTDAGVVGMVGPREGVLALARSLLAQAAVHVGPADLTIGVFCDAGRADEWEWASWLPHTRQAGSSTGERWMSAHRETSLAMLRTLKDSVQELPTPAMLVVLDSEVLTEGRDSPARALLGVGRSVPGAHINPQQRHSRVAGIVIATSEEQLPASCTTIIRVGADAAATVDQPETLTRVEDVILAGLDQEEALRCAMNLAHFDDPELSVPGASLPSLVRLPGLLGYERPDAATVRRLWQAPTGVSTPIGAGENGPLTLDLVKDGPHGLVGGTTGSGKSEFLRSLVAGLAARNDPTRLNFILVDFKGGAAFKACERLPHTIGTISNLDEQLADRALRALEAEMERRQRVFAGAGEGVDNLNAYLATNPAEPMPRLLLVIDEFAMLAKDFPDVLKALVSVGAVGRTLGVHMILATQRPAGVVSDDILANTNLRVALRVQSRDDSNNVIGVPAASAIGRAQMGRAFVKLGQDDITPVQTALVTGQAQLEGGATVEVRGIRQFGVPVPAAAAPRSTDADDNDLDLLIDAVIEANTEAGYARPRQVWPEALGERVELAGFLPQPDGGGPAAPSGAPADPEAWNLPIVGAVRDSSVLVSIVDEPDLQRQSAAGWDMSVGNLMLLGVAGSGTSTTLASIALTLARDVDPAELDLMILDMGSRELEPLESLPHTVAYVGTGAGAKEQQARFLRHLHTELERRRAEPGQHRRTVVLLDGLASLRDEFQDFEGQQLLALLYSAYADGPALGLSFAVSTTRAKAVPSAMNEVTLQKWLFRLADTYDYSSLGVRGKEIPAPLPGRCVDPRTSLQMHVATPGVGMAAAVGRVRQRWAHVPAKTAAIRRLPGKVTLPELGVGARLEGEPWLIPVGLCESDLSPAFLEIYEGEHALIAGPARSGKSTLLLALAAAVRGAATSRGPAQVWGICDRRSSLAAADLDRVAVGADEVPALLAALRLERGTVFLLIDDAERFEDADQSISGVVASGRPGLCVIAAGRAADLRGLYSHWTKTLRKSRLGVLLQPDVDYDGELLGAVLPRKSPVALTVGRGYIGVGGQMALIQSMSPEG; this is encoded by the coding sequence ATGCGCGTGCTGATCGACTTGGATGAGCGTCGCTTTGAGTGCGAGGTAGCCCACGCCGCGCCGTCCACTACGCTCTCAGACTTGGTGGAGGCCGCCGGCGGCCCGCGGCTGGCGCCCGATGAGGCAGTGTTCCTGAACGAAGCCGAGGTGCGGGGCTCCACCCCAGTTTCTGAGCTGATCGTCCTGGAAGGCAGCCGCATCTCGCGAACGCCGTGGCCAATCCCAGAGCGTGTGCGGGACTGGAGCGTGACGCTCGCCGGCGGCCAGCGAACCGGCGGTGTCATTGCCGTTCCGCCAGGGCGCGACATGCTCATCGGCCGGTCTCCGCATGCCGACCTGAGCCTTCCCACCGAGAGCGCGTCGTGGGACCACTGCCGCCTTCGCCGGGAGGAGGACGGGCTGCGGGTCCTGGACGGGGGGTCCACGAATGGCACTCTCGTCAACGGCGAGCCGGTGAATGAGGACGGCACCCTTGTCACCGAGACCGCCACGATCACCGCCGGCGGCACCGTGCTCCTCCTGCGCCGGGCTCTGGACGAGACTTCCGCCCCGACGCCGGGAAGCCTGCATAACCTCACGCCGGCGGCGACAGCCCCCTTCAACCGCCCTCCCCGTCCCGGGCAAGCCCCGCTAGGCGACCCTTTGTTGCCACCGAGCCGCAGCGAAGTGCCTCCGGCCGGCAAGTTCAACGTCATCACGGTACTGGCGCCTCTCGTCATGGCGGCGGCGATGGTGGTGATACTGCGGGATTTGCGCTTCGCAATGTTCGCCATGCTTAGCCCTGTGATGGCCGTAGGTATGTGGTTCGAACAAAAGCGACGATACGCCCGGGGCCTGAAAGAGGAGGAAGAGCGCTTCACCAGGGCGCTCGAGGAATTCGAGCAGCAGGTCCGCACGGCCGCTGCGGCGGAGACTGGGCGGCGCCATCGGCTGATCCCCGATCCCGCCACCGTCGTCCGGCGCGCGTCCCTGCCCACCACGTCCCTGTGGCAGCGCCGCGCAGACTCTGAGGACTTCCTCGCTCTCCATGCGGGCACAGGCGACGTGCCGTGGCATCCCGAGATGGATCGCAATGCCGGCACGCGCCTCGATGAGAAGGTGAAAGACTCCCTCGCGGCGGCACGCCTGCAGTCGGCGCCCGTGCTGGTTGACCTGACAGACGCCGGGGTGGTGGGCATGGTGGGCCCTCGGGAAGGTGTACTGGCACTCGCGCGCTCCCTCCTGGCCCAGGCTGCGGTGCACGTTGGTCCAGCTGATCTGACAATCGGCGTCTTCTGCGACGCCGGGCGCGCCGACGAGTGGGAGTGGGCCTCGTGGCTGCCGCACACCCGCCAAGCCGGCAGCAGCACAGGCGAGCGGTGGATGTCCGCGCACCGCGAGACGAGTCTGGCCATGCTGCGCACGCTCAAGGACAGTGTCCAGGAGCTGCCCACGCCGGCGATGTTGGTAGTCCTGGACTCCGAGGTGCTCACGGAGGGCAGGGATTCCCCGGCGCGCGCGCTTCTCGGCGTGGGCCGCTCCGTGCCAGGGGCCCACATCAACCCGCAGCAGCGTCACTCCCGGGTTGCGGGCATTGTCATCGCCACCTCAGAAGAGCAACTGCCGGCCTCCTGCACCACGATCATCCGGGTGGGGGCGGACGCTGCGGCCACTGTGGACCAGCCGGAGACCCTGACCCGGGTTGAGGACGTCATCCTGGCGGGCCTCGACCAGGAGGAGGCCCTTCGTTGCGCGATGAACCTGGCTCACTTTGATGATCCGGAGTTGAGCGTACCTGGTGCCTCGCTGCCCTCGCTGGTCCGGCTCCCCGGGCTGCTCGGCTACGAGCGCCCGGACGCCGCGACGGTCCGCCGCCTGTGGCAGGCCCCTACGGGAGTTTCCACACCGATAGGCGCCGGGGAAAATGGGCCCCTGACCCTTGACTTGGTCAAGGATGGCCCCCACGGCCTGGTCGGCGGCACGACCGGATCCGGCAAGTCCGAATTCCTGCGCTCGCTCGTGGCCGGCCTCGCGGCACGCAACGATCCGACGCGCCTGAACTTCATCCTGGTCGACTTCAAAGGCGGTGCGGCTTTCAAGGCCTGTGAGCGCCTCCCGCACACCATCGGCACAATCTCCAACCTGGACGAACAACTCGCCGACCGGGCCCTCCGCGCGTTGGAGGCGGAGATGGAGCGGCGCCAGCGTGTGTTTGCCGGGGCCGGCGAGGGCGTGGACAACCTGAACGCTTATCTGGCGACAAACCCGGCCGAGCCCATGCCCCGGCTGCTGCTGGTGATTGACGAGTTTGCCATGCTGGCCAAGGACTTCCCGGATGTGCTGAAAGCATTGGTCAGCGTGGGTGCCGTGGGCCGCACCCTGGGTGTGCACATGATCCTGGCCACCCAGCGCCCGGCCGGCGTCGTCAGCGACGACATCCTCGCGAACACGAACCTTCGGGTTGCCCTGCGCGTGCAGAGCCGCGACGACTCCAACAACGTCATCGGCGTGCCCGCCGCCTCGGCGATCGGGCGGGCCCAGATGGGCCGCGCCTTCGTGAAGCTGGGCCAGGACGACATCACCCCAGTACAGACCGCCCTTGTCACCGGACAGGCACAGCTTGAAGGCGGCGCCACGGTAGAGGTGCGTGGGATCCGCCAGTTCGGCGTCCCCGTGCCGGCGGCGGCGGCGCCACGGTCTACGGACGCGGACGACAACGACTTGGATCTTCTCATCGACGCGGTGATCGAAGCCAACACCGAAGCCGGGTACGCCCGGCCCCGGCAGGTCTGGCCGGAAGCCCTCGGCGAGCGTGTGGAGCTGGCAGGTTTCCTCCCTCAGCCGGACGGCGGCGGCCCTGCTGCGCCTTCCGGCGCTCCCGCCGACCCCGAAGCCTGGAACCTGCCGATCGTAGGCGCCGTGCGGGACTCGTCTGTCCTGGTGTCCATCGTGGACGAGCCGGATCTGCAGCGCCAGTCGGCGGCGGGATGGGACATGTCCGTGGGAAACCTGATGCTCCTGGGCGTAGCCGGCTCCGGCACGAGCACCACGCTGGCCTCGATCGCGTTGACGCTTGCCAGAGACGTTGATCCGGCGGAGCTCGATCTGATGATTCTCGATATGGGCTCCCGTGAGCTTGAACCACTCGAATCCCTGCCACACACCGTGGCCTATGTTGGAACGGGTGCCGGCGCCAAGGAGCAGCAGGCCCGCTTCCTGCGGCACTTGCACACCGAACTGGAGCGCCGCCGCGCCGAACCCGGCCAGCACCGCCGCACGGTGGTGCTGCTGGACGGCCTGGCCTCGCTGCGGGATGAGTTCCAGGATTTCGAAGGGCAACAACTGCTGGCCTTGCTGTACAGCGCCTACGCGGACGGCCCCGCGCTGGGACTTTCGTTCGCTGTCTCCACCACACGCGCCAAGGCGGTGCCCTCGGCCATGAACGAGGTGACGCTGCAGAAGTGGCTCTTCCGGCTGGCGGACACCTACGACTACTCCTCGCTCGGTGTCCGCGGCAAGGAGATCCCTGCGCCGCTTCCCGGCCGTTGTGTGGACCCCCGCACCTCCCTCCAGATGCATGTAGCCACGCCCGGCGTCGGGATGGCCGCCGCGGTGGGCCGTGTCCGGCAGCGCTGGGCGCACGTACCGGCGAAGACTGCGGCCATCAGGCGCCTGCCCGGCAAAGTCACGCTGCCGGAGTTGGGCGTCGGCGCCAGGCTGGAGGGCGAGCCTTGGCTTATACCGGTGGGGTTGTGTGAGTCGGACCTCTCCCCTGCGTTCCTGGAGATTTACGAGGGTGAGCACGCACTGATCGCCGGGCCAGCCCGATCGGGCAAGTCCACACTGCTCCTGGCCCTGGCCGCAGCGGTGCGTGGCGCGGCCACGTCCCGGGGACCGGCGCAGGTGTGGGGCATCTGCGATCGTCGTTCGTCGTTGGCCGCCGCCGACCTGGACCGCGTGGCCGTCGGCGCGGATGAGGTGCCCGCTTTGCTGGCTGCCTTGCGCCTCGAGCGCGGGACGGTGTTCCTGCTGATTGACGACGCAGAGCGCTTCGAAGACGCCGATCAATCCATCTCGGGGGTGGTGGCGTCCGGCCGGCCGGGGCTGTGTGTCATCGCTGCCGGACGGGCCGCGGATCTCCGCGGCCTGTACAGTCACTGGACCAAGACGCTCCGCAAATCCCGCCTGGGCGTGCTTCTGCAGCCGGATGTAGATTACGACGGCGAACTGCTGGGGGCTGTTCTTCCCCGCAAATCGCCCGTGGCGCTGACTGTTGGGCGAGGCTATATCGGGGTAGGCGGACAAATGGCACTCATCCAGTCAATGAGCCCCGAGGGTTAA